A window of Adhaeribacter arboris genomic DNA:
CAGTAAAAGTTACTCCATTAACGGTTCTATCGGCAAAGTTTAATTCCGAAGCATTATTTGGAATGTATAGCAAATCTAAAGTTACGCCGTCCAGGTTTAAATCGCCGTTGGTAGTATAAGCAAAGCGGCCTTGGTTAGAGCCATCATAAAACAAGGAAATGGTAGTACCTAAATGGTTCAGGTATTCTTTGCGGTAAGAAATACTACCCACAATGCGGTGCGGAATAGCATACTGCGAAATACCCAATAACTGCTCGTTCGGATCATTAATGGAATAATTACTCTGCCACACCGAGGAAGCCGTTGAACCCGGATTACCGGTTATATCCTTCGCATTGGTATAGGTGTAATATAAGGAACCGAAGAAACCATTCTGATTGGGTAAGGTAATTCCTACCGTAGCCGCTAGCGAATAGCCTTTTTTAGAATTAGCCAACACCGTAGCAATATTACCCGTGGCCGGATTGTACCGGGCATTAGCGCTGCCACCCCAGAAATCCCGAGTATCACCAGAGTAATTCATTGTTAGCGTGGCGGGTTTCCGGTTAGCGTTAAATTGGTAAACCGACCGGATATCTTTTGTAAATAATAAGTCGGTAGTCGCTACTAAAGGAGTACCCGGAATGCTGTAATCCGCGCCTAAGCTACTTCGCCAAACCTGCGGCATTTTAAAATTTTTGTCAACTAAAGCAATACTGCTGGGGGTACCAGAACTGGGAGAACGTAAGAAAACCGTTTCGGGACCATTGTTATACCAATAGAGTGGATCGGGATTAAATCTAATACTTTCCAGAGCGGTGGCGGGCGCTGGGTCTAAGGTATTCGTAATTAAACCGGTAGCTCCAGGCATGTTGGTAAAATAAACAAACGGAATACGGCCGGCAAAAATACCCGTTCCCCCGCGCAGTTTAATAGTTCCATCGCCGGCGGCATCAAAGTTAAAACCAATCCGAGGTGATAACATTACCCGGGATTTAGGCCAGGAACCGCTGGAATAAGTAGTAGGTTTACCGTCCTGATCTAATAATTCTAACTGATCAATTTGGGGGTTAGCGCCAATATCATTCAGGTAAACGGGTAACTCTGCCCGTAAGCCAGCAGTTATGTCTAATTGGTTATTAATGGAATATCTATCCTGAACATAAAGACCGCCTAAACCAAAACTAACCCGCGTATACCGATCCTGGCCCGGATACGCATAGGAAAGACCGTAAGAAGTAGGTTGAGCATTGTTAATAAAATCATCTACCGAAGCATAGCGATAGTAAGAAGTGGCATTCCGTAAAAATAAATTACCGTACTTAATTAATTCATAACTCGCCCCGGCGGTAAAGGTATGTTTGCCCGCCAAGTAAGTAAAGTTATCGATAAAAGAATAGTTGTCGTTGATCAAATCGTTGGCGCCGGAGAAAAGTTCGGTACCAAAGCTGATGTAATTATCGCCCCCTTGCCAAATATCTACAAACGGAAAGGTTGATCCCGGCGTAGTACGGGTAGCTTGGTTAAAGCTGTAGGTAGCCAGAATCTGGTTGGAAATTTTAGACGTTATGGTGCTGTTTAATTCACCGGTAAGGGAGCGAACTTTGTTTAAGAAACTATAATTAGCATTCTCAAACGCCAAAGCATTAGAACCAATCCGGGCAGAGCTGGCCCGGGGGTTGGGAGCAGAAGTAGCATTTACCGTTTGGTCGCTGGTTCCTTCGGCATAATTGTAACGAACACTTAACCGGTGGTTATTTGTAATGTTCCAGTCAAGGCGAGCCAGGTACCGGGTACTGGTATTAGCAAATTCGTTGGCGTAGTTTTCGTAAGCGCCTGGGTCGTAGTTGTAAGTGTTAATTAAATGCTGGCGAACTCTTTCTAAATCCACCGCAGTAGTGCGCGATACGTTACC
This region includes:
- a CDS encoding TonB-dependent receptor, with product MRKYLLTILLLLLGAASLYAQVTTSSITGSVRDANGEALIGATVKATHQPSGTVYGTVTNIDGRFNIQNMRVGGPYAVEVSYIGYQTQTYNNISLALGVPYALDARIGQASTALQEVEITADRTDVFNANKTGAATNISTQQIATLPTVTRSLEDFTRLTPQANGVGFAGRDNRYNNLQIDGANFNNAFGTSSSDLLPGGSTRPISIDAIEEVQVNIAPYDVRQSGFTGAGINAITRSGTNTFTGSAYTFYRNQDLRGTNVAGRELPTQPDNSTLTYGARLAGPIIKNKLFFFANFEHENEIFPGVTWVANRPGATGNVSRTTAVDLERVRQHLINTYNYDPGAYENYANEFANTSTRYLARLDWNITNNHRLSVRYNYAEGTSDQTVNATSAPNPRASSARIGSNALAFENANYSFLNKVRSLTGELNSTITSKISNQILATYSFNQATRTTPGSTFPFVDIWQGGDNYISFGTELFSGANDLINDNYSFIDNFTYLAGKHTFTAGASYELIKYGNLFLRNATSYYRYASVDDFINNAQPTSYGLSYAYPGQDRYTRVSFGLGGLYVQDRYSINNQLDITAGLRAELPVYLNDIGANPQIDQLELLDQDGKPTTYSSGSWPKSRVMLSPRIGFNFDAAGDGTIKLRGGTGIFAGRIPFVYFTNMPGATGLITNTLDPAPATALESIRFNPDPLYWYNNGPETVFLRSPSSGTPSSIALVDKNFKMPQVWRSSLGADYSIPGTPLVATTDLLFTKDIRSVYQFNANRKPATLTMNYSGDTRDFWGGSANARYNPATGNIATVLANSKKGYSLAATVGITLPNQNGFFGSLYYTYTNAKDITGNPGSTASSVWQSNYSINDPNEQLLGISQYAIPHRIVGSISYRKEYLNHLGTTISLFYDGSNQGRFAYTTNGDLNLDGVTLDLLYIPNNASELNFADRTVNGVTFTADQQRAAFNQFVNNSKVLKNSKGDYVLRNNGLLPWLNRFDFRLLQDVFTDIGKNRHTLQLSLDVQNVGNLLNSNWGISDQLNSGSSFNYPLLNVASVTPDGVPTFNMITITDEKGNTVLPTTPFRNTFNNTATWRMQLGVRYSF